A genomic stretch from Pseudomonas sp. MUP55 includes:
- the murD gene encoding UDP-N-acetylmuramoyl-L-alanine--D-glutamate ligase — protein sequence MSLIASDHFRIIVGLGKSGMSLVRFLANRGTSFAVADTRENPPELVTLRRDYPHVEVRCGELDVEFLCRADELYVSPGLALATPALQAAAARGVKLSGDIDLFARNAKAPIVAISGSNAKSTVTTLVGEMAVAAGKRVAVGGNLGVPALDLLSDDVELYVMELSSFQLETTHELGAEVATVLNVSEDHMDRYSGLPAYHLAKHRIFRGARQVVVNRQDALSRPLMGEGLPCWTFGLSKPDFKAFGIREENGEKYLAFEFQNLMPVRDLKIRGAHNQSNALAALALGHAVGLPFDAMLASLRTFAGLEHRCQWVRDLDSVSYYNDSKATNVGAALAAIEGLGADIDGKLVLIAGGDGKGADFKDLKAPVAAHCRAVVLMGRDADLIAAALGDAVPQVRATSLDDAIAQCKALAQPGDAVLLSPACASFDMFKNYEERGQLFARAVEALA from the coding sequence GTGTCCCTGATCGCTTCAGACCACTTCCGCATCATTGTCGGCCTCGGCAAGAGCGGCATGTCCCTGGTTCGCTTCCTGGCGAACCGGGGCACGTCGTTCGCCGTGGCCGATACGCGGGAAAATCCACCGGAGCTGGTCACGCTGCGCCGTGACTACCCGCACGTGGAAGTGCGTTGTGGCGAGTTGGATGTCGAGTTTCTGTGCCGCGCCGACGAGCTGTACGTGAGCCCTGGCCTGGCCTTGGCGACACCGGCCCTGCAAGCTGCCGCCGCGCGTGGCGTGAAGTTGTCGGGTGACATCGACCTGTTTGCGCGTAACGCCAAGGCACCGATCGTGGCCATCAGTGGTTCCAACGCGAAAAGCACTGTGACCACCCTGGTCGGCGAAATGGCTGTGGCTGCCGGCAAGCGCGTGGCGGTGGGCGGCAATCTCGGGGTGCCTGCGCTGGACCTGCTCAGCGACGATGTCGAGCTGTACGTGATGGAGCTGTCGAGCTTCCAGCTGGAAACCACCCACGAGCTCGGTGCCGAAGTGGCCACCGTGTTGAACGTCAGCGAAGATCATATGGACCGCTACAGCGGCCTGCCGGCCTACCACCTGGCCAAGCACCGGATTTTCCGTGGCGCCAGGCAGGTGGTGGTCAACCGTCAGGATGCTCTTAGCCGTCCGCTGATGGGCGAGGGCCTGCCGTGCTGGACCTTCGGCCTGAGCAAACCCGATTTCAAGGCGTTCGGTATCCGTGAAGAGAATGGCGAGAAATACCTGGCCTTCGAATTCCAGAACCTGATGCCGGTGCGCGACCTGAAAATCCGCGGTGCCCATAACCAGTCCAATGCACTGGCGGCCTTGGCGCTCGGCCACGCAGTAGGCCTGCCATTCGACGCCATGCTCGCCAGCCTGCGCACCTTCGCCGGTCTCGAGCATCGCTGCCAGTGGGTACGGGACCTCGATAGCGTCAGCTATTACAACGATTCCAAGGCCACCAACGTCGGCGCTGCCCTGGCCGCCATCGAAGGCCTGGGTGCCGATATCGACGGCAAGCTGGTGCTGATCGCCGGTGGCGACGGCAAGGGTGCCGACTTCAAGGACCTTAAAGCGCCGGTCGCTGCGCATTGCCGCGCCGTGGTGCTGATGGGCCGCGATGCGGACCTGATCGCCGCCGCCCTGGGCGACGCCGTGCCGCAAGTGCGCGCCACGTCCCTGGATGACGCGATTGCCCAGTGCAAAGCCTTGGCCCAGCCGGGCGATGCGGTGCTGCTGTCGCCGGCCTGCGCCAGTTTCGACATGTTCAAGAACTATGAAGAGCGCGGCCAGCTGTTCGCCCGCGCCGTGGAGGCTTTGGCATGA